In Synechocystis sp. PCC 6714, the following are encoded in one genomic region:
- the hypE gene encoding hydrogenase expression/formation protein HypE, with protein sequence MANLNCPIPLDRYPQVLLAHGGGGKLSQQLLTQIFLPAFGCPLDQGHDAAVFAVNHSSLAFTTDSYVINPLFFPGGNIGSLAVHGTVNDLAMAGATPRYISVGFILEEGLPMETLWRVAQSLGQAAKHCDIKVITGDTKVVDRGKGDGIFINTSGIGSLDHQQIIHPNQVQVGDRLILSGDLGRHGMAIMAVRQGLEFETTIESDSAPVHREVQALLSAEIPIHCLRDLTRGGLASAVNEIAQTAGVTMALRETLIPVEAEVQAACELLGFDPLYVANEGRFLAIVPPTAEQKTIEILQTFHPQATAIGTVTGKSEQTLGLVSLESSIGAPRLLDMISGEQLPRIC encoded by the coding sequence ATAGCAAACTTGAACTGCCCTATTCCCCTTGACCGTTATCCCCAGGTGTTGTTGGCCCACGGTGGCGGCGGTAAGTTGAGTCAACAATTACTAACCCAGATTTTTCTCCCTGCCTTTGGTTGTCCCCTAGACCAAGGCCATGATGCGGCGGTTTTTGCTGTCAACCATAGTTCCTTAGCTTTTACCACCGATTCCTATGTGATCAATCCCCTCTTTTTTCCAGGCGGGAACATTGGTTCTTTGGCGGTCCACGGCACGGTAAATGATCTGGCCATGGCCGGGGCAACTCCCCGTTACATTAGCGTTGGTTTTATCCTCGAAGAAGGATTGCCCATGGAAACCCTCTGGCGGGTAGCTCAATCCCTAGGGCAAGCAGCCAAGCATTGCGACATAAAAGTCATTACCGGCGATACCAAAGTTGTAGACCGGGGCAAGGGGGACGGCATTTTCATCAACACCAGTGGCATTGGTTCCCTTGACCATCAACAAATTATTCATCCTAATCAGGTACAGGTGGGCGATCGCCTGATTTTGAGCGGCGATTTGGGGCGCCATGGCATGGCCATTATGGCGGTGCGCCAAGGATTAGAATTTGAAACCACCATTGAAAGTGATTCAGCCCCGGTTCACAGAGAAGTGCAGGCATTATTGTCAGCGGAAATACCCATTCACTGTCTGCGGGATTTAACCAGAGGAGGTTTGGCCAGTGCGGTAAATGAAATTGCCCAAACTGCTGGAGTAACCATGGCTTTGCGGGAAACGTTAATTCCAGTGGAAGCCGAGGTGCAGGCCGCCTGTGAACTGTTGGGTTTTGACCCCCTCTATGTGGCCAATGAAGGAAGGTTTTTAGCTATTGTGCCCCCGACGGCAGAGCAGAAAACCATAGAAATTTTGCAAACTTTCCATCCCCAAGCCACGGCGATCGGTACAGTGACAGGCAAAAGTGAACAAACTCTGGGGTTAGTCAGCCTGGAAAGTTCCATTGGGGCCCCCCGCCTACTGGATATGATCAGTGGGGAACAGTTACCCCGCATTTGTTAG
- a CDS encoding Crp/Fnr family transcriptional regulator, producing MAKRQSMSPSPEPITKLIETNYLFRGLDTPWIGELLAKDQVKVEKLFSNRPLYTAFLPDQDLDSLYVMLDEGIVITRSTPLDRIIAIHYAGSCFGLRNLPFSYGLATKSFPCLVESYKTSHVIKVPLATVQQIYENSEVFRERYRFLFELQQKFEYHLLNCSTYPPQAVASLLRALIYQERELGNQPDRQGNYIFDLPIDVIARACQLNQRTVEQVLKGMQKHHLIAIPKGEKEDLIQILAPEGLKEVYSSTREKVSWWPLK from the coding sequence ATGGCAAAAAGACAATCCATGTCCCCGTCCCCCGAGCCCATCACCAAGCTGATTGAAACGAATTATCTGTTTCGGGGTCTAGATACCCCGTGGATAGGGGAATTACTTGCCAAAGACCAGGTCAAAGTAGAAAAGCTGTTTTCCAATCGCCCCCTGTATACGGCCTTTTTGCCAGACCAGGATTTAGACAGTCTCTATGTCATGTTGGACGAGGGCATTGTCATCACCCGTAGTACTCCCCTGGATCGGATTATTGCTATCCACTACGCTGGCAGTTGTTTTGGCCTACGCAACCTACCCTTTAGCTATGGTTTAGCCACCAAATCTTTTCCCTGTCTGGTGGAATCCTACAAAACTAGCCATGTGATCAAAGTTCCCCTGGCCACCGTTCAGCAAATTTATGAAAATAGTGAAGTTTTTCGGGAACGGTATCGCTTTCTGTTTGAATTACAACAAAAATTTGAATACCATCTGCTCAATTGCAGTACCTACCCTCCCCAAGCTGTTGCGAGTTTGCTGCGGGCGTTGATCTACCAAGAAAGGGAGTTGGGTAACCAACCCGATCGCCAGGGGAATTATATTTTTGATTTGCCCATTGATGTGATTGCCAGGGCTTGCCAACTGAATCAAAGGACGGTGGAGCAAGTATTAAAGGGAATGCAAAAACACCATCTGATTGCCATTCCCAAAGGGGAAAAAGAAGACTTAATTCAAATTCTGGCTCCGGAAGGACTCAAAGAGGTTTACAGTTCCACCCGGGAAAAGGTTAGCTGGTGGCCACTGAAATAG
- the cysK gene encoding cysteine synthase A yields MGKWFADNSFSIGRTPLVRLNNVVGNTNATVLAKIEGRNPAYSVKCRLGAALVWDAEQRGLLGPGKELVEPTSGNTGIALAFVAAAKGIALTLAMPETMSLERRKLLQAYGANLVLTPGTQGMVGAIAKAEAIANSDPERYVLLQQFCNPANPRIHQETTGPEIWDDTDGDVDILVSGVGTGGTITGISRYFKEIKGKSITSVAVEPEASPVISQAMAGKEIKSGPHKIQGIGAGFVPKNLDVSLVDAVETVSNEEAIIYAKRLAKEEGILAGISCGAATAVATRLAKRPENQGKTIVVILPDSGERYLSSVLFHGVFDEEGLAA; encoded by the coding sequence ATGGGCAAATGGTTTGCGGATAATAGTTTTTCCATTGGTCGGACTCCCTTAGTCCGTTTAAATAATGTAGTTGGAAACACTAATGCCACTGTGCTGGCGAAAATCGAGGGTCGTAATCCGGCCTATTCAGTTAAGTGTCGATTAGGCGCGGCTTTGGTTTGGGATGCGGAGCAAAGGGGTTTACTGGGCCCAGGCAAGGAATTGGTGGAACCGACCAGTGGCAATACAGGCATTGCACTGGCATTTGTGGCGGCGGCTAAGGGGATTGCCCTTACTTTGGCCATGCCGGAAACCATGAGTTTGGAGCGGCGCAAGTTGCTACAAGCCTATGGGGCAAATTTAGTTTTAACCCCGGGTACCCAGGGTATGGTCGGAGCCATTGCCAAAGCTGAGGCGATCGCCAATTCTGATCCTGAACGCTATGTTTTGCTACAACAATTCTGCAATCCAGCTAACCCCCGCATTCACCAAGAAACCACAGGACCGGAAATCTGGGACGATACCGATGGCGATGTGGATATTCTCGTCTCCGGTGTTGGCACTGGGGGAACCATCACAGGAATTTCCCGTTACTTCAAAGAAATTAAGGGTAAATCCATCACCTCTGTGGCCGTTGAGCCAGAAGCAAGTCCTGTTATTTCTCAAGCAATGGCCGGCAAAGAAATTAAATCTGGCCCCCATAAAATCCAGGGTATTGGAGCTGGTTTCGTGCCCAAAAATTTAGATGTGTCCCTAGTAGATGCGGTGGAAACTGTTTCCAATGAAGAGGCAATTATCTACGCCAAACGTTTAGCCAAAGAAGAAGGCATTTTGGCCGGTATTTCCTGTGGAGCGGCCACGGCCGTAGCAACTCGCCTGGCTAAACGTCCCGAAAATCAGGGCAAAACCATTGTAGTAATTCTGCCGGATTCTGGGGAGCGTTATCTTAGTTCAGTGCTTTTCCACGGAGTATTTGATGAGGAAGGGCTGGCGGCATAG
- a CDS encoding cysteine desulfurase, which produces MEYFKANTLRIYQDSAPIFNKSNGKLYDSNAAIFDVEKIRQDFPILNEVINEKPLIWFDNASTTQKPQTVIDRLTYFYQHENSNIHRAAHTLAARATDAYENARETVRHFLNAKSVNEIIFVKGTTEGINLVAKSWGKQNIKAGDEILLTHLEHHANIVPWHQLAMETGAKLIVAPVDDQGQILLDEYKKLLGSRTKLVGLCHISNVLGTVTPAQEIVNLAHEIGAKVLIDAAQSIAHIPIDIQELNPDWLVFSGHKIFGPTGIGVVYGRQDLLDATDPWQSGGNMISEVSFEHISYRPIPKRFEAGTANIADVVALGKALDYVQNIGLTAIANYENELLEYATLGLKTIPGLHIVGNAMEKASVISFLLDGFAPSEVGQALNKQGIAVRSGHHCAQPILKRLGLTSTVRLSLAFYNTKSEINHCIKALEKIDC; this is translated from the coding sequence ATGGAATATTTCAAGGCAAATACGCTGCGTATTTATCAAGATTCTGCTCCCATTTTTAATAAAAGTAATGGCAAGCTTTACGACTCCAATGCCGCTATTTTTGATGTTGAAAAAATTCGCCAAGATTTTCCCATTCTGAATGAAGTAATAAACGAAAAACCCCTAATTTGGTTTGATAATGCTTCCACCACCCAGAAACCCCAGACGGTCATTGATCGTCTGACCTATTTTTATCAACATGAAAATTCTAATATCCATCGAGCCGCCCATACCCTAGCTGCCAGAGCCACCGATGCTTATGAAAATGCCAGAGAAACTGTGCGTCATTTTCTCAATGCTAAGTCGGTCAATGAAATTATTTTTGTCAAGGGCACAACGGAAGGTATAAACCTAGTAGCAAAAAGTTGGGGTAAACAAAATATCAAAGCTGGAGATGAAATTCTTCTAACCCATCTGGAACACCATGCCAACATTGTCCCCTGGCATCAATTGGCGATGGAAACAGGGGCAAAGTTGATAGTGGCGCCAGTGGATGATCAGGGACAAATTTTACTGGATGAATATAAAAAATTGCTTGGTTCCCGCACTAAATTAGTCGGGCTTTGCCACATATCGAATGTATTGGGAACCGTTACTCCAGCCCAAGAAATTGTCAATTTAGCCCATGAAATTGGAGCAAAAGTGTTGATAGATGCGGCCCAATCCATTGCCCATATTCCCATTGATATCCAAGAATTAAATCCCGATTGGCTTGTATTTTCTGGTCACAAAATCTTTGGTCCTACGGGCATTGGTGTAGTCTATGGACGACAGGATTTACTAGATGCCACGGACCCTTGGCAGAGCGGGGGAAATATGATCAGTGAAGTAAGCTTTGAGCATATTAGCTATCGTCCTATTCCCAAACGATTCGAAGCCGGCACCGCCAATATTGCTGATGTAGTGGCCCTAGGTAAGGCTTTAGATTACGTGCAAAATATCGGTCTAACGGCGATCGCCAATTATGAAAACGAATTATTGGAGTATGCCACGTTAGGACTGAAGACAATTCCAGGATTGCATATAGTTGGTAATGCGATGGAGAAAGCTTCAGTAATTTCTTTCCTGTTAGATGGTTTTGCTCCCTCAGAAGTGGGACAAGCCTTAAATAAGCAGGGCATTGCTGTGCGCTCAGGTCATCATTGTGCCCAGCCAATTTTAAAAAGATTGGGATTAACTTCAACGGTGCGACTCTCCCTTGCTTTTTATAATACAAAATCTGAAATCAATCATTGTATTAAGGCTCTGGAAAAAATTGACTGCTGA
- a CDS encoding Crp/Fnr family transcriptional regulator — protein sequence MQTSSYRANYRNLSSSQSNEKMLLAQEYRKWHFFDSRSNLPHRINSVWKIDSGLVKGYTLLEDGSIVTLGVWSSGEIVSRIFTNIKPYELECLTEVKASLVPWKKSEENIDLLLTYIQSVHELGIIRDYKTTDMMIIKLFDWLGKKIGKKVPNGKLIDVRLTHQDIADILGITRVTVTRNLNQLERQGRIKQNSLHRFILNEEEIWHYEI from the coding sequence ATGCAAACCTCAAGCTATAGAGCAAATTATCGAAACCTATCTTCTAGCCAGAGCAATGAGAAAATGCTTTTAGCCCAAGAATATCGTAAGTGGCATTTTTTTGATAGTCGCTCCAATTTACCGCATAGAATTAATAGTGTATGGAAAATTGATAGCGGACTAGTCAAAGGTTACACTCTTTTAGAAGATGGTAGCATTGTTACTCTAGGAGTTTGGAGTAGTGGTGAAATTGTCAGTCGTATTTTCACTAATATTAAGCCTTATGAATTAGAGTGTTTGACAGAAGTTAAAGCCTCCTTAGTTCCCTGGAAAAAATCGGAAGAGAATATAGACTTACTGCTGACCTATATTCAGTCTGTCCATGAATTAGGAATTATCCGTGATTACAAAACAACGGATATGATGATAATCAAATTGTTTGATTGGCTGGGCAAAAAAATTGGCAAAAAAGTCCCCAATGGTAAGTTAATTGATGTTCGTCTTACCCACCAAGATATTGCTGATATTTTAGGAATAACCAGGGTAACAGTGACTAGAAATTTAAATCAATTGGAAAGACAAGGTCGAATCAAACAAAACTCCTTACATCGTTTCATTTTAAACGAGGAAGAAATTTGGCACTATGAAATTTGA
- a CDS encoding sulfurtransferase, with protein sequence MIQFTPSNLTIKLKWTKRKFVQLFAIFLGGLVSFFLLSSIPSVANTPTTKIEFVSPDWVSQHINNPKVKVLDVRINPLEYIDGHIPKAVNLADNVFRGPNGFLPVQYWDADKIVQLLSKSGVSNNDQVVVYSDGNNVLGATMVAYLLERSGAKEVAIVDGGYKGFKDAKETVTKEFPRYTPGRFTLQDNPDIRVSIEQLKPLIGKPGTVIIDPRPADLFEGKVNLWVRNGHIPGAKNIPWPTFTEANNPDEALKNPHKLKSLDEIKQLLAERNIKPDDNIIVSCSTGREATLQYIVLKHLLGYPNVRIYEGSWTEYSTTDLPVETGPERSA encoded by the coding sequence ATGATTCAATTTACCCCTTCTAATCTGACAATAAAGCTGAAATGGACTAAACGAAAGTTCGTACAGCTTTTTGCTATCTTTCTGGGAGGATTAGTCAGTTTTTTTCTACTTTCTTCTATTCCTTCTGTTGCTAATACCCCCACTACTAAAATTGAATTTGTTTCCCCTGATTGGGTAAGTCAACATATTAACAATCCCAAAGTAAAAGTCCTAGACGTACGGATCAATCCTTTGGAATATATTGACGGGCATATCCCTAAAGCTGTTAACCTTGCTGACAATGTTTTCCGTGGACCCAACGGCTTTTTGCCAGTGCAATACTGGGATGCTGATAAAATTGTGCAATTATTGAGTAAATCTGGCGTTAGTAATAACGACCAGGTCGTCGTTTATTCCGACGGTAATAACGTTTTAGGTGCAACTATGGTTGCCTACTTGTTGGAACGTTCTGGAGCTAAAGAAGTTGCAATAGTAGATGGCGGCTATAAAGGCTTTAAAGATGCAAAGGAAACCGTAACCAAGGAGTTTCCCCGCTATACACCCGGTAGATTTACATTACAAGATAATCCTGACATTCGTGTCAGCATAGAACAGCTCAAGCCTTTAATTGGTAAGCCAGGCACCGTAATTATTGATCCCCGTCCAGCGGATCTTTTTGAAGGCAAAGTTAATCTTTGGGTCAGGAATGGTCATATTCCTGGGGCAAAAAATATTCCTTGGCCGACTTTCACTGAAGCCAATAATCCCGATGAGGCTCTGAAAAATCCCCATAAGTTGAAATCTTTAGACGAGATTAAACAACTTTTGGCTGAGCGGAATATCAAACCCGACGATAACATTATTGTTTCCTGCAGTACTGGACGGGAAGCGACTTTGCAATATATTGTACTTAAACATTTGCTTGGATATCCCAATGTTCGAATTTATGAGGGTTCCTGGACAGAGTACAGCACAACAGATTTACCAGTGGAAACCGGTCCCGAAAGGAGTGCTTAG